Genomic segment of Prosthecobacter sp.:
CCAACTTACCATCCCAGAAAAGCTGATAACGAGATGCCGTGCGTGTAGGGCCATAAGGAAGCCCGTCAGCATAGGTGGCTTTTCCGAGCTTGAGTTTCAGCGCCAAATGGTCGCCCAGTTGCATGGACTTGAAGCGGTGACCAGGTCCTTTGGACTCGTCCGTTTGCGGGACATCCTCTCGAGAGCACTGGTAGCGGCGGTAGCGCTCCAGAAAATGGGCTTTCGCCTGACGATCACCTTCTTTTAACCGCTGTATCTCGGTCTGCGCACGAGCCTGCTCGGCTTTGTAACTTTGTTCCCAAGCCGCTGCTTCTTTGTCTTCCACTGATCGACAAGCGGTGATGACGATCAGTCCTAGAAGTAAAACAGATGGTCTCTTCATGTGAACTCATTTCCCCAACGCCTTCTCCAATTCCTCCACCGTCGTCACGGGGGCTTGGCAGGTGAAGTTTTGGCAGACGTAGGCGGCGGGTTTGTCGCTGACGGGTTTCATGCCTGCAATGGCTTCGTTGTGCTGGCCGAGCCACTGCTGACCTGTGCCGCCGTCGGCGAGGAGGAGGGCGGCGTTGGGAAGGAACTTGCGATGGAGGTGTTGGGCGAGCTTTTGAAACTCAGGGGCCGTTTTGTCGCCGGCGAGGACGATTTGCTGTTTGCCGCGATGGTGCAGGTCGAAGGCGATGGCCATGACGGGCACGGAGGAGGGGCTGCTCTGAAGCGTGGAGCCGAAGAGGGCGAAGATTTTCTCGGCCTGCTGCTTCCAAGTGTCTTTGGCGAGCAGGGCGCTGAGGCGCACGAGGTTGAGGGCGGCGAGAGAGTTTGGTGAAGGCTCGGCGCCGTCGTAGTCTTCCTTGATACGGAGGACGCTGTTGGGCATGTCGGTGTGGACGCTGTAGTAGCCGCCGTTTTTGGTGTCGAGGAAGAGGGTGTCCATCTCGCTTTGCAATTCGACGGCCCACTGGAGCCATTTCACGTCGAAGGAGGCCTGATAGAGATCGAGCAGGCCGTGAATGAGGCAGGCGTAGTCGATGGCGAAGGCCTTGGGGCCGCGCTCGCCTTCGCGCCAGGAGCGGTGCAGGCTTTTGCCGGGTGTGGTGCAGAGCTGATCGTGGATGAACTGTGCGGCTCCGGTGGCGAGTGCGGTTGTTTCGGCATCGCCAAAGGCGGCTCCGGCACGAGCTAGGCCGGAGATGGCGAGTCCGTTCCACGCGGCGATGATTTTGTCATCAAGATGCGGGCGCGGACGTTTAGTGCGGGCTTCAAAGAGCGTGCTCAGGCCTTTGTCGATGATGACTTGAACTTCTTCGGGGGTCTTCTTGAAGAACTCGGCGGTCTTTTTGAAGGAGACGGCGCGGTAGAGGGTGTTGAGGCCTTTGAGTTCGCCATGTGGATCGCTTTCGGGGCGTGCGTTGCCATCGCGGCGGGCACCGTAGGCGTAGCGGAAGATGTTGCCGTCGTCTTTGCCGAGCAGTTCGTCGATTTCGGCGGCCTTCCAGACGTAGAAGGCGCCTTCGGTTTTGTGCGCGGCATCGGCGGTGGCGAGGCTGTCGGCGTCTTCGGCGGAGAAGAAGCCGCCGTCCTTGTGGCGCAGGTCGCGCTTGAGATAGGCGACGGTGTTGCGGGCGATGGTTTCAAAGAACGCGGTCTGCGTGATCTGCCAGCCTTCGACATAGGCGGTGAGGAGTTGCGCCTGATCGTAGAGCATCTTTTCGTAGTGCGGGATGTGCCAGTAGGCATCGACGCTGTAGCGGTGGAAGCCGCCGCCGACGTGGTCGCGCATGCCGCCATTGGCCATGCCGCGCAGCGTCTTGACGGTCATCTCCATGGCCCACTGGCTCTCGGAGACGCGGTCTTCGCCCTTCCGCTCAGCGAGGATGCGATGAATGCGCATGAGCAGGTTCAGTGTGGTGGGCCGTGGGAACTTCGGTGCGCCGCCGAAGCCGCCTTCATGGTAATCGAAGGAGCCGGAGAGATCGTCGTAAGCCTTCTGCACGAGCGTCTCGTGACTGATGTCGGTGACGGCGCTGTTTTCGTTGTCGAGATGCTCCTGGAGTTTCTCCACCGAGCGCGCGGCACGTTCGTCGATGCCTTTGCGATCTTCGGTCCACACCTTGTGCAGCTCGTTGAGCAGATTCTTGAACCCGATGCGGCCCGGCGTGTTCTCCGGCGGATAATAGGTACCGCCATAAAACGGTTTCAGCTCCGGTGTGAGGAACACACTCATCGGCCAGCCGCCGTGGCCGCTCGCCGCCTGAACGTAGGTCATGTAGGTGAGATCGACATCGGGCCGCTCCTCGCGATCGACTTTGATGGGAATGAAGTTGTCGTTGATGAGCTTGGCGACTTCCTCGTTCTCAAACGACTCGCGTTCCATGACGTGGCACCAGTGGCAGGTCGAGTAGCCGGACGAGAGGAAGATCGGCTTGTCCTCGGCCTTGGCCTTCGCGAAGGCCGCATCGCCCCACGGCAGCCAGTTCACGGGATTGTGCGCGTGCTGAAGCAGGTAGGGCGAACGCTCCTTGGCGAGGGCGTTGGTGAATTTGTGGGACTGGCCGGAATCACTCATTGGGGTAATGAGTTAACGTCCGCATGAGGGGCGGGGTTGCAAGCGGTCAAGAGCTGCGCGTCAAGAGTGTCAAGGTGGTCAAGATGGTTACTGGCACGACGCTTGACGACCTTGACCAATTGACCGGCGCAGCCTTGACTTGGTTACTTTTCCACCTGCTTTGGCAGCATCTTCGCGACGATCCACAGCAGCGCACCGACTACCAACGCAAGTGCGGCCCAGAGCCACGGAGAGCCTTTGCCGCTGGTGAGGGGATCGGCCTGGTAGCCGGGGAGTTTCTCTTCGTCGCCGAGCGTGGCGGCGACCTTGGTCGCGGTTTCAAATTCGCGGCGGACGAGTTGGAGGTCGTAGCGCGTGTGGGTGGCGCGGCTGTTGCCGTAGCAGAGGCTCACCGGCTTGGTATCGGGAACGCGGAACAGCAGGCGCACGACGGGATAAACGACGCGCGCGCTGGTGATTTGCAGCGGCGCGTTATCGCCGTTGTCGGTGGCGAGGCGGATCGTCTCGGCCCGTGGGGCGCTGTAGAGGGGAAGGTGGAAAGTGGTGGGTGTTTGTCCCGGCGTGCGCTGCCAGTTCGCGGTGCCGAGAATGCGCTCGAAGTGGCCCTGCTCGTTGTGAATCTGTTCGGTGACGCTCAGAGTGCGCCGGAACAAGGGCGTGGGCGAGTCGAGCAGCAGGGTGCTGCCTGGGAAATTGGCAAAGGGCATCGTGATGTCCCACTTGGACCAGCTAGGAGCCTTCGGGTCGGCAACTTCGACGAAGGAGATGGCTCGTTCGCGCTCCAGGCCCGGTTTGATGGCGAGAAAGGGAACCTGACGGCCCTCACGAACGATCCGCACGTCGTTGAGATCATTCTCGCAGCGGGCGAGCGCGGCGGGATCGAGTTCGAGCTCAATGACGCCGGCTTCGCTGAACTGAATCGCCCGTTGGAATGACCAAGCGGAGACATCAATGGCCGCTCCGGTCTCGCCGACTTCGGGCGCGGTGGCGGTCTTGCGAAAGTCGGCGTTTGCTTCGACGGCGCTGGCCGTGGCGGAGTTGGCGCTCGCATCGCGCAGTTTGTCACTGAGCGCGGCGATGTCGTAGCGTGGTTCGGATGCCTGCGCGTTGCCTATGTAGAGCTGCCATTCGCCAGCGGTGTCAGCTTGAAACACTAGCGGCACGATGTGGCGCGTGACCTCGACGCGGTCGAGGCGCAGCGGCGGACTGTCGCCGTTGTGGATGACGAGTTCGACCTCACGTTTGGCGGCGAGCTGATGCGCGGGGACTTCGAGGTCTTCAGCCGTGAATCCTTCGTGCTGGATGCGGAACAGCGTGTGCGTCGTGTTCAAGAGCGTGGACACTCGCTGGAACACCAGTTCGGGCGTGTGAACGCGCACGGCGCCGAGCAGCACATTCGCGCTGCCGAGATCAAGCGTGAGGCGCGTTGTGTCCTTTTCTTCGGTGCGGGATCGAATCGTCGCTAAATGCGGCACGGTGCGCAGCTCCGGTAGTTCCCGCACGATTTGAGCGCCGGTGAAGGCGACGGGCCCGGTGCGTGAGTCGTCGATGGTGATGCGGAATTGCCTCCACACCGCCGGAGCGATGGGCAGCCGCAAACGCTCGGTGCCATTCTGGCGGCAGAGCACTTCGCCGCTGCCGAGCGTCTGCCACGTCGTGCCGTCGCTGCTGGCTTCGAGCGTGGCGGCCTTGATGAAGTTTTCGCCGTTGGTCTTCAGCACCAGTTCCTGAATCGTGAAGGTGTCAGGCGGCTGAAACTCGAGCACGGTGGTCGTCGGATTTAGCGTGGCCTTGAAGCCGACAGCTCCGACACTCGCCGGACGCATGGTGCGCGGCAAGGCGATGATGTAGGGCGTTTCGACACCAGCGGGATTGATGACACGAAGATCATGAAACGGTGCTCCGCCGGTCGTGCGAGAGGCATCAAGCAGCGCGGGTTCGAGTTCGAGGCGGGTGAGGCCGGGCTGCGTGATGCGCACAGTCTGGCGGTGCGTCCACGCGGCGAAATCGGCGGCGCTGGCTGCCGTGGAGAAGCACAAAGCGAGGAGCAGGGGATGCGGGTTCATGATTGGAAAGTAGTAATGAGCTTCAGCTCGTTCTGATGCGCGGTGAAGACGAGCTAAAGCTCTGGAGTGCTTTTGTCGTCGGTGAGGAAGCGTTGATACAGGAACGAGGCGACGAGCGCGATGATGGCAACCGCGATCAGGGCACCAATGCGGTAGCCGCTGTCGATGTTCGCGAGATCGTGCAGGAAGAGCTTCAGCAGCGTGACCGCGAGCAGGCCGATGCCGGCGTAGCGCGTGGGTGCGTTGCGCTTCCAGATGCCGAGCACGAGCAAGGTGAGCGCGAACAAGGCCCAGGCGATGGTGTAGGTCATGTCGCGGGCCAGATTGCCGTTGAAGTCGAAGGTGATCGAGCGCTGGCCCGCCGGCGTGAAGGCATCGGCGATTTCGATGTTGAGCAGCAGGAAGAGCAAAATGCCGCCGAGAGAGCCGAACAGGCCACGCAGGTTGATTTTGCCCCAAAGATGACTTGGAGGTGTGAGCCAGAAGGCGGCGAAGAACATCGCCAGCGCGGAGAGGCTGTAGGCGTAGAGCTGCCAGTTGAGGATCGGCGTCTCGCCACGGATTTGATACTCCAGCACGGCGGGATTGACGGCGAGACGGACGAAGGCGGCGACGAGCAGCGCCGTGCCGGTGCCCCGCAGGCCGGGATGCGGCA
This window contains:
- a CDS encoding thioredoxin domain-containing protein, with the protein product MSDSGQSHKFTNALAKERSPYLLQHAHNPVNWLPWGDAAFAKAKAEDKPIFLSSGYSTCHWCHVMERESFENEEVAKLINDNFIPIKVDREERPDVDLTYMTYVQAASGHGGWPMSVFLTPELKPFYGGTYYPPENTPGRIGFKNLLNELHKVWTEDRKGIDERAARSVEKLQEHLDNENSAVTDISHETLVQKAYDDLSGSFDYHEGGFGGAPKFPRPTTLNLLMRIHRILAERKGEDRVSESQWAMEMTVKTLRGMANGGMRDHVGGGFHRYSVDAYWHIPHYEKMLYDQAQLLTAYVEGWQITQTAFFETIARNTVAYLKRDLRHKDGGFFSAEDADSLATADAAHKTEGAFYVWKAAEIDELLGKDDGNIFRYAYGARRDGNARPESDPHGELKGLNTLYRAVSFKKTAEFFKKTPEEVQVIIDKGLSTLFEARTKRPRPHLDDKIIAAWNGLAISGLARAGAAFGDAETTALATGAAQFIHDQLCTTPGKSLHRSWREGERGPKAFAIDYACLIHGLLDLYQASFDVKWLQWAVELQSEMDTLFLDTKNGGYYSVHTDMPNSVLRIKEDYDGAEPSPNSLAALNLVRLSALLAKDTWKQQAEKIFALFGSTLQSSPSSVPVMAIAFDLHHRGKQQIVLAGDKTAPEFQKLAQHLHRKFLPNAALLLADGGTGQQWLGQHNEAIAGMKPVSDKPAAYVCQNFTCQAPVTTVEELEKALGK